The proteins below come from a single Strix uralensis isolate ZFMK-TIS-50842 chromosome 8, bStrUra1, whole genome shotgun sequence genomic window:
- the LURAP1 gene encoding leucine rich adaptor protein 1, translating to MEGGGEALPADLRELASKVGRRPPAGLLRGLRAETALAPPAPPAPARGARSPLADRLRALRLELAYLRAVDVKILQQLVVVNEGIEAVKWLLEERSTLTSRCSSLASSQYSLVDSQAASRRGSWDSLQDPNDKLDSISVGSYLDTLADDMDEYSQNAAETTAASTPGRALVKAEQDWVRIDTERGLAKQEKGKAEHEWPHVDLSPPGLPQDHRFAKEPQVANGYLGQQPSSQEPGRDTKLPSGAGEKLGKGNLGAKARKAEADFENCKLNSKLHLEYDAHWRWLQSQDDVTFL from the exons ATggagggcggcggggaggcgcTGCCCGCCGACCTGCGGGAGCTGGCCAGCAAGGTGGGACGGCGGCCGCCCGCCGGGCTgctgcgggggctgcgggccgAGACCGCCCTCGCACCGCCAGCACCGCCGGCACCGGCCCGCGGAGCCCGCTCGCCGCTCGCCGACCGCCTCCGGGCGCTCCGCCTCGAGCTG GCCTACCTGCGAGCGGTGGACGTGAAGatcctgcagcagctggtggtggtgAATGAGGGCATCGAGGCGGTGAagtggctgctggaggagaggagcacGCTGACCAGCCGGTGCAGcagcctggccagcagccagTACAGCCTGGTGGACAGCCAGGCGGCCTCGCGGCGGGGCAGCTGGGACAGCTTGCAGGACCCCAACGACAAGCTGGACAGCATCTCCGTTGGTAGCTACCTGGACACGTTGGCCGATGACATGGATGAGTATTCCCAAAACGCTGCTGAAACCACCGCCGCATCCACACCGGGCAGAGCCCTGGTCAAGGCAGAGCAGGATTGGGTCAGGATCGACACTGAGAGGGGTCTTGCAAAGCAAGAGAAGGGCAAAGCGGAGCACGAGTGGCCTCATGTGGACCTCTCCCCACCCGGGCTGCCCCAGGATCACCGGTTTGCTAAGGAGCCCCAGGTGGCCAACGGGTATTTGGGCCAGCAGCCCTCCTCTCAGGAACCAGGCAGAGACACCAAATTGCCATCAGGGGCCGGGgagaagctggggaaggggaacctGGGTGCGAAGGCTCGGAAAGCCGAGGCTGACTTTGAGAACTGCAAACTCAACAGCAAACTGCACCTGGAGTACGATGCCCACTGGCGCTGGCTCCAGTCTCAGGACGATGTGACGTTCTTGTAG